One window of Pectobacterium carotovorum genomic DNA carries:
- a CDS encoding insulinase family protein — translation MQGTKKALFVGGLLLAVVSSGVQAEALQPDPAWQQGKLDNGFTWQLLTTPQRPGDRVELRLVVNAGSLLENAQQVGFAHFLPRLALAPGDKLSAAQRPSMWMRDANSSRVLPPVIVSYDFTSYNLSLPNNRPELLKEALTWLSESAGQMTFDEKSLQAALKVPDQVATFPVNPQDPSWRYRLKGSPLLAHDPAQDVKPPLNGEQLQQFYKTWYTPDAMTLYIVGHVDNRSVIEQIGKVFSLLEGKREAPAPLPTLSPLPPQAISLMNNNVQQDTLSLMWDAPWHPIRESQALVRYWLGDMTREAMFWHLQQVLEKSSLKSNNLRFDCNVFYTRSQCAIHMDVPNSDGVEPGVTFMARELATLREKGLTQQEFDALIARKTDELNKLFATYARTSTDILMDQRLRSQQNGVVDISPEQYQKLRQTYLSALTLDMLNQELHQQLVQDTTLMLIQQPGEPEANMKALQEAYNRIMTPVAEPVARAGAAASEGAVSEETKPQETAPTAQ, via the coding sequence ATGCAGGGCACCAAAAAGGCGCTTTTCGTTGGTGGTTTGTTGCTGGCCGTGGTCAGCAGCGGCGTGCAGGCTGAAGCACTACAGCCCGATCCTGCCTGGCAGCAGGGTAAACTTGATAATGGTTTTACCTGGCAGTTATTAACCACGCCACAGCGCCCCGGCGATCGGGTTGAGCTGCGTCTGGTTGTTAATGCTGGGTCGCTGCTGGAAAACGCGCAGCAGGTAGGCTTTGCCCATTTTCTTCCCCGTCTGGCCTTAGCGCCCGGCGATAAGCTGTCTGCCGCCCAGCGGCCTTCTATGTGGATGCGGGATGCTAACAGCTCACGCGTCCTGCCTCCGGTCATTGTCTCGTATGACTTCACATCGTATAACCTGAGTTTGCCGAATAATCGCCCTGAACTGCTGAAGGAAGCGCTGACGTGGCTTTCGGAAAGCGCAGGGCAGATGACGTTCGATGAAAAAAGCCTACAGGCTGCGTTGAAGGTGCCCGATCAGGTGGCAACCTTTCCGGTTAACCCACAAGATCCGAGCTGGCGCTATCGCCTGAAAGGCTCACCCCTGCTGGCGCACGATCCTGCTCAGGACGTCAAACCGCCGTTGAATGGCGAGCAGCTCCAGCAGTTTTATAAAACCTGGTATACGCCAGATGCGATGACGCTCTACATCGTCGGTCATGTAGATAACCGCAGCGTGATCGAGCAGATCGGGAAAGTCTTCTCCCTGCTGGAAGGGAAACGTGAAGCGCCAGCGCCGTTGCCGACATTAAGCCCGCTACCGCCGCAGGCGATCAGCCTGATGAATAACAACGTCCAGCAGGATACGCTGTCGCTGATGTGGGATGCCCCGTGGCACCCGATTCGTGAATCGCAGGCGTTGGTTCGCTACTGGCTGGGCGATATGACGCGGGAGGCGATGTTCTGGCACCTACAGCAGGTGCTGGAGAAGAGCTCGCTGAAGAGCAATAACCTCCGCTTCGACTGCAATGTGTTTTATACCCGTTCTCAGTGTGCGATTCATATGGATGTACCGAATAGCGACGGTGTTGAACCGGGCGTGACGTTTATGGCACGTGAGCTGGCGACGCTGCGTGAAAAAGGGCTGACACAGCAAGAGTTTGATGCACTGATTGCGCGCAAGACGGACGAGCTGAACAAGCTGTTTGCGACCTATGCGCGTACCAGCACGGACATCCTGATGGATCAGCGGCTGCGCTCTCAGCAGAATGGCGTCGTAGATATTTCTCCCGAGCAGTATCAGAAACTGCGCCAGACCTATTTGTCCGCGTTGACGCTCGATATGCTGAATCAGGAACTGCACCAGCAGCTGGTACAGGATACAACGCTGATGTTGATCCAACAGCCCGGTGAACCGGAAGCGAATATGAAGGCGTTGCAAGAAGCGTATAACCGGATTATGACGCCGGTGGCCGAACCGGTTGCCCGCGCTGGGGCAGCGGCATCTGAAGGCGCAGTTTCCGAAGAAACAAAACCGCAGGAAACGGCGCCCACCGCACAGTAA
- a CDS encoding sugar kinase, producing the protein MTTTNIAVIGECMIELSQKGTDLNRGFGGDTLNTAVYIARQVNADKLGVHYVTALGTDSFSTEMVAAWQKEGVKTDLIQRLDNKLPGLYFIETDDSGERTFYYWRNDAAARYWLGSPEAEKIGQSLAQFDYLYLSGISLAILNAESRQRLLALLRACRANGGKVIFDNNYRPRLWQSKEETQQAYTDILSCTDIAFLTLDDEDMLWGTKPLEAVLDRTHGLGVNEVVIKRGADSCIVSERGQELVDVPAIKLPKEKVVDTTAAGDSFSAGYLAVRLNGGSTQEAAQRGHLTASTVIQYRGAIIPLEAMPA; encoded by the coding sequence ATGACAACTACTAACATTGCCGTAATCGGCGAATGCATGATCGAACTGTCGCAGAAGGGCACGGATCTTAACCGTGGATTTGGCGGCGATACGCTGAACACTGCCGTTTACATTGCACGCCAGGTAAACGCCGATAAGCTGGGTGTGCATTACGTGACCGCACTCGGCACCGATAGCTTCAGTACCGAGATGGTGGCTGCCTGGCAAAAAGAAGGGGTGAAAACCGACCTGATTCAGCGACTGGACAACAAATTACCCGGTTTATACTTCATTGAAACCGACGATAGCGGCGAGCGTACATTCTACTATTGGCGTAATGATGCTGCTGCCCGCTACTGGCTGGGCAGCCCGGAAGCAGAAAAAATCGGTCAATCGCTAGCACAATTTGACTATCTCTACCTGAGCGGCATCAGTCTGGCGATTCTGAACGCCGAAAGCCGTCAGCGTCTCCTCGCCCTGCTGCGCGCCTGCCGCGCCAACGGCGGTAAAGTGATTTTTGATAACAACTATCGCCCACGTCTGTGGCAGAGCAAGGAAGAAACGCAGCAGGCCTACACCGACATCCTGTCCTGTACCGATATCGCTTTCCTGACACTGGATGACGAAGACATGCTGTGGGGCACGAAGCCGCTGGAAGCGGTGCTGGACCGGACGCACGGTTTGGGCGTTAACGAAGTGGTCATCAAACGCGGTGCTGATTCCTGCATCGTGTCTGAACGCGGACAAGAGCTGGTTGATGTTCCCGCGATCAAATTGCCAAAAGAGAAAGTGGTCGATACCACCGCCGCAGGCGACTCTTTCAGCGCAGGTTATCTGGCAGTACGTCTGAACGGCGGCAGCACGCAGGAAGCCGCACAGCGCGGCCACCTGACGGCCAGCACGGTCATTCAATACCGTGGCGCGATTATCCCGCTTGAGGCAATGCCTGCGTAA
- a CDS encoding diguanylate cyclase, with product MTAVSAVALVTISLFIVIQLFHFVHQRREDYAKQLESIAYSVRQPLTDAVLQGEVQRAGNILDSLLPVAFLSRADVLLPDDFQTLHANFPKERPVPDWIARVFKLPIRISIPLYSPPQTQYSAPLAHLVLQADSYRMYQFIVSTFSTMLATYLLLALIMSIAITWCINRLLIHPLRGIIVELQNLPPDDMLHRQLTLPPWHQDDELGALVRSYNRNQQLLAQSLSAGTEGAGLSDKAHFMRRLEQRLADATPFSLLVFGLDSSASKQGKVDMLAKQLSAAIEEQNEAELIYLARLDCDEFAIIGKPLQSAGQAQDWAQNVMLAINSPFLPAGSQPARAVSVGILTITDPRPEEAALLLSQARFAMQLARRDKKCGIHQFTVPS from the coding sequence ATGACAGCCGTGTCAGCCGTGGCACTGGTGACGATCAGTCTGTTTATCGTCATACAGCTCTTTCACTTCGTTCATCAGCGCCGTGAAGATTATGCCAAGCAGTTGGAGAGCATCGCGTATTCCGTGCGCCAACCGCTGACGGATGCGGTGTTACAAGGGGAAGTGCAGCGGGCGGGCAATATTCTGGATAGCCTATTACCGGTTGCTTTTCTGAGCCGGGCAGATGTGCTGCTGCCGGATGATTTCCAGACGCTACACGCGAATTTCCCGAAAGAGCGTCCGGTGCCAGACTGGATCGCACGGGTCTTTAAGCTGCCTATCCGCATCTCTATTCCGCTCTATTCCCCGCCGCAGACGCAGTATTCGGCTCCGCTGGCGCATCTGGTGTTGCAGGCGGATTCCTACCGGATGTATCAATTTATCGTCAGCACCTTTTCAACCATGCTGGCGACGTATCTGCTGCTGGCGCTGATTATGTCGATCGCCATTACCTGGTGCATTAACCGCCTGCTGATACACCCACTGCGTGGGATTATTGTCGAGTTACAGAATCTACCGCCGGACGACATGCTCCACCGTCAACTTACGCTGCCGCCCTGGCATCAGGACGATGAGCTGGGCGCGCTGGTACGCAGCTATAACCGCAATCAACAACTGCTGGCGCAGTCGCTTTCTGCCGGAACGGAAGGGGCTGGGCTGTCGGACAAAGCGCACTTCATGCGACGCCTTGAACAGCGTCTGGCCGATGCCACACCGTTCAGTCTGCTGGTTTTCGGGCTTGATTCGTCCGCCAGCAAGCAGGGCAAGGTAGACATGCTGGCGAAGCAGCTCAGCGCGGCGATTGAAGAACAGAACGAGGCAGAGCTCATCTATCTGGCGCGTCTCGACTGTGATGAGTTCGCTATCATCGGGAAACCGCTGCAATCCGCCGGACAGGCGCAAGATTGGGCGCAAAACGTGATGTTGGCGATTAATTCACCCTTTTTGCCTGCGGGCTCCCAGCCGGCGCGGGCTGTCAGCGTGGGTATCCTCACCATTACCGACCCTCGACCCGAGGAGGCGGCGCTGCTTTTATCACAGGCACGTTTTGCTATGCAGCTGGCACGGCGTGATAAAAAATGCGGAATTCATCAATTCACGGTGCCTTCCTGA